The following proteins are encoded in a genomic region of Patescibacteria group bacterium:
- a CDS encoding recombination regulator RecX gives MENNSLFNKVLRYISIRPRSEKEISSYIKEKLYKKKSPEEIEGATLKIIKTLVDLNLINDENFARSFIEWRLISSNPKGFRIIKSELFVKGVNKDLVEELLEDAEYKDMEKEAVKRVISKKSKSYKDKRVLKNYLLSRGFSYNSLETALED, from the coding sequence ATGGAAAATAATTCTCTTTTTAATAAGGTTTTAAGATACATTTCAATTAGACCCCGAAGCGAAAAAGAAATATCCAGTTACATCAAAGAAAAACTTTATAAAAAAAAATCTCCAGAAGAAATTGAAGGCGCCACTTTAAAAATTATAAAAACGCTTGTGGATTTAAATTTGATTAATGACGAAAATTTTGCGAGAAGTTTTATAGAGTGGCGGCTTATTAGTTCAAACCCTAAAGGTTTTAGAATTATTAAAAGCGAGCTTTTTGTTAAAGGGGTGAATAAGGATTTAGTGGAGGAGCTTTTGGAAGATGCGGAATATAAGGATATGGAAAAAGAGGCTGTAAAGAGGGTGATTAGTAAAAAGTCTAAAAGTTATAAAGACAAGAGGGTACTTAAAAATTATCTTCTCTCCCGCGGTTTTTCATACAATTCCCTAGAAACGGCGTTGGAGGATTAG
- the recA gene encoding recombinase RecA, whose protein sequence is MEKQSEKIQALQSALSQIEKNFGKGAIMKLGDSPKNREMDVISTGSIALDLALGVGGVPRGRIVEIFGPEASGKTTLVLHIISEAQKNGGTAAFIDAEHALDPLYAKRIGVDVANLLISQPDTGEQALEIAETLIRSGAVDVVAIDSVAALTPRAEIEGDMGDSFMGLQARLMSQALRKITAAVSRSNTTVIFTNQLREKIGVMFGNPEVTPGGRALKFYSSVRMEIRRVESIKDGNTFSGNRVKVKVVKNKVAPPFRIAEFDIMFNEGISKEGNLVDVGVEFEVVKKSGSWFIYNGNNLAQGREGAKNYLRENKKIAEEIEKKIRNLVVKGGVATPIEIGEDAEAALIDDGK, encoded by the coding sequence ATGGAGAAACAAAGTGAAAAAATCCAAGCTCTTCAAAGCGCGTTAAGTCAAATAGAAAAAAATTTTGGAAAAGGCGCCATAATGAAACTTGGAGACAGTCCTAAAAATCGTGAAATGGATGTTATTTCCACCGGTTCTATAGCGCTTGATTTGGCGCTGGGTGTTGGTGGAGTTCCCAGAGGAAGAATTGTGGAAATATTTGGTCCTGAAGCTTCGGGCAAAACGACTCTAGTTCTTCATATAATTTCCGAAGCCCAAAAAAATGGCGGAACTGCCGCTTTTATAGACGCGGAACACGCTTTGGACCCCTTGTACGCCAAAAGGATTGGGGTGGATGTAGCTAATTTGCTTATTTCCCAACCAGATACTGGAGAACAAGCTTTAGAGATTGCCGAAACATTAATCCGTTCGGGAGCGGTGGATGTTGTGGCTATAGATTCGGTTGCGGCTTTAACCCCGCGGGCGGAAATTGAAGGCGATATGGGAGATAGTTTTATGGGCTTGCAGGCGCGTCTTATGAGCCAAGCTCTGCGAAAAATCACCGCCGCAGTTTCGCGCAGTAACACCACAGTTATATTTACAAACCAGTTAAGGGAAAAAATAGGCGTTATGTTTGGGAACCCAGAAGTTACTCCGGGAGGTCGCGCGCTAAAGTTTTATTCCTCCGTTAGGATGGAGATTCGCCGGGTGGAAAGTATTAAAGATGGAAACACTTTTTCGGGAAACAGGGTTAAGGTTAAGGTGGTTAAAAATAAGGTGGCTCCCCCGTTTAGAATTGCGGAATTTGACATTATGTTTAATGAAGGTATTTCTAAAGAAGGTAATTTAGTTGATGTGGGAGTGGAGTTTGAGGTAGTTAAGAAAAGCGGTTCGTGGTTTATATACAATGGAAATAATCTTGCGCAGGGCAGAGAAGGCGCCAAAAATTACCTGCGAGAGAATAAAAAAATTGCCGAGGAAATAGAGAAGAAAATAAGAAACTTGGTTGTTAAAGGAGGTGTGGCTACTCCTATTGAGATAGGCGAGGATGCGGAGGCGGCGTTAATAGACGATGGAAAATAA
- the infB gene encoding translation initiation factor IF-2, whose amino-acid sequence MTPQTSGNLIEKPPVITIMGHVDHGKTTLLDYIRKTKIAEKEVGGITQKIGAYQVEIKDKKITFIDTPGHAAFAKMRAMGEKAADIVVIVIAAGEGVMPQTLEAIDLAKSSKTPYIIAFNKMDLPGADINKVKKQLADNNILVEGWGGDVSCAEISAKTGNGVDALLDLILLVAEIMELKANTAEPFYGVVIESGKDPKKGAVCTVIAKTGKLSVSDMAYSQDGQKTKIKALMDFRGKRVKKILPGEPMEVLGFTKPVKLGAVISADPNFFKSESFAQMGKTASAKEIKSGGKTLNIIIKADTRGSLDAIRSTLLALKKEDTFINILQEGVGPVSESDVLFAISSRAVILGLSVPVPRNVLDMAKSAKVIIRTYKIIYRLFEDIEGALDGLLELAEEKIKGRGEVIAKFKLPKSGDIVAGCKVLAGRLKVKDKVCVWESLEDLKKSKEVKEDGELKPLYSGSIKNLKIGRNEVNVAGKDNETGVFLFPQFPAIKVGFILEIL is encoded by the coding sequence ATGACTCCACAAACCAGCGGGAATTTAATAGAGAAACCACCTGTCATTACCATAATGGGTCATGTTGACCACGGAAAAACTACTCTCCTTGATTATATTCGCAAAACTAAAATAGCCGAAAAAGAGGTTGGGGGAATAACTCAGAAAATAGGGGCTTATCAAGTTGAAATTAAAGACAAAAAAATTACTTTTATTGATACCCCGGGGCATGCCGCTTTTGCTAAAATGCGCGCTATGGGGGAAAAGGCGGCGGATATTGTTGTTATAGTTATAGCGGCGGGCGAGGGAGTTATGCCGCAAACTCTTGAAGCTATTGATTTGGCAAAATCTTCTAAAACCCCTTATATAATCGCTTTTAACAAAATGGACTTGCCCGGAGCGGATATAAATAAGGTAAAAAAACAGCTTGCGGACAATAATATTTTGGTAGAAGGTTGGGGTGGGGATGTTTCCTGCGCGGAAATCTCGGCTAAAACGGGAAACGGTGTGGACGCTTTGCTTGATTTGATACTTTTAGTAGCCGAAATTATGGAACTTAAGGCGAATACTGCGGAACCTTTTTATGGTGTGGTTATAGAATCGGGAAAGGACCCCAAAAAGGGGGCGGTATGCACGGTTATAGCTAAAACTGGTAAGCTTTCTGTTTCCGATATGGCGTATTCTCAAGATGGCCAGAAAACCAAAATTAAAGCTCTAATGGATTTTAGAGGCAAGCGTGTGAAAAAAATTTTGCCGGGGGAACCGATGGAGGTTTTAGGTTTTACCAAACCAGTTAAACTGGGCGCGGTAATAAGCGCCGACCCTAACTTTTTTAAATCAGAAAGTTTTGCGCAGATGGGGAAAACCGCGTCCGCTAAGGAAATCAAGAGTGGTGGAAAGACCCTTAATATAATAATAAAAGCGGATACGCGCGGGTCTTTAGACGCTATAAGGTCCACTCTTTTAGCGCTAAAAAAAGAGGATACTTTTATAAACATTCTGCAAGAAGGAGTAGGTCCTGTTTCGGAATCGGATGTTTTGTTTGCCATCTCTTCTCGGGCTGTCATATTAGGTTTGAGCGTACCTGTTCCCAGGAATGTTTTAGATATGGCAAAATCAGCAAAAGTTATAATTAGAACCTACAAAATAATCTATCGGTTATTTGAAGATATAGAGGGGGCGTTAGATGGTTTATTGGAGCTTGCGGAGGAAAAAATTAAGGGTAGGGGGGAAGTTATTGCCAAATTCAAGCTTCCCAAAAGCGGGGATATTGTGGCGGGATGCAAGGTTTTGGCGGGAAGATTAAAGGTTAAGGATAAAGTTTGTGTATGGGAGAGTTTGGAGGATTTGAAAAAATCCAAAGAAGTAAAAGAAGATGGGGAGTTAAAGCCACTATACTCCGGGAGTATAAAGAATTTGAAAATAGGAAGAAACGAAGTTAATGTTGCCGGAAAAGATAATGAGACGGGGGTTTTTCTTTTTCCGCAGTTTCCCGCTATAAAGGTGGGTTTTATTTTGGAGATTTTGTAG
- the nusA gene encoding transcription termination factor NusA — protein sequence MAITEFNAALNQVASERGISSESVINSIKLALISAYKKDFPGVPTDDIDPQVDALTGEVHILVAGKDATPPGFGRIAAQTAKQVILQKIRETEKQTIIEDYKKKIGQIVSGYIFRVDRNVVILDLGRAQGVMPVNEQVPTETYLANRKIKVLVKEIAQGPKGDEVIVSRSTPKFIEALFTQEVPEISSGAVKVEIIAREAGSRTKMAVSSSDERVDPVGACVGQKGVRVQTIVSELGEEKIDIISFNEDIGKFIIASLSPAKVVSIKVDEKRRESEVVVPDDQLSLAIGKDGQNVRLAAKLTGWKIDIKGDGSGVEKKEDSKDKEKVVKEKAKSSKVKKDKKVKKEKKEKK from the coding sequence ATGGCTATAACAGAATTTAACGCGGCTTTAAATCAAGTTGCCTCGGAACGGGGAATTTCCTCCGAATCTGTAATTAATTCCATAAAACTAGCTCTGATATCCGCCTATAAAAAGGATTTTCCCGGTGTTCCCACTGACGATATTGACCCGCAAGTGGACGCCTTAACCGGGGAAGTTCATATACTGGTTGCCGGAAAAGACGCTACCCCGCCCGGATTTGGCAGAATCGCCGCTCAAACCGCAAAACAAGTAATTTTGCAGAAAATAAGAGAAACCGAAAAACAAACCATTATTGAGGACTACAAAAAGAAAATAGGTCAAATAGTTTCGGGATACATTTTTAGAGTTGACAGAAATGTGGTTATTTTGGACTTGGGCAGGGCGCAAGGCGTTATGCCGGTTAACGAGCAAGTGCCTACCGAAACATATCTGGCTAACCGAAAAATTAAAGTTTTAGTTAAAGAAATTGCGCAGGGACCAAAAGGTGATGAGGTTATAGTTTCAAGGAGTACTCCCAAATTTATTGAGGCGCTGTTTACCCAAGAAGTTCCAGAAATATCAAGCGGAGCTGTTAAAGTAGAAATTATAGCGCGGGAAGCGGGTAGTCGAACCAAAATGGCGGTTTCTTCCTCTGACGAAAGAGTGGACCCGGTTGGAGCTTGCGTGGGTCAAAAAGGGGTTAGAGTTCAAACCATTGTTTCGGAACTTGGGGAAGAAAAAATTGACATCATAAGTTTTAACGAGGATATAGGTAAATTTATAATCGCTAGCCTTTCTCCTGCCAAAGTGGTGAGTATAAAAGTTGACGAGAAGAGAAGAGAGTCGGAAGTTGTAGTTCCCGACGACCAGCTTTCGCTAGCTATAGGAAAAGATGGTCAAAATGTTAGGCTTGCCGCAAAATTAACCGGCTGGAAAATAGATATAAAAGGTGACGGCAGTGGCGTGGAAAAGAAAGAAGATAGCAAAGACAAGGAAAAGGTTGTGAAAGAGAAGGCAAAATCCTCTAAAGTTAAAAAGGATAAGAAGGTTAAAAAAGAAAAAAAAGAGAAGAAATAG
- a CDS encoding iron-sulfur cluster assembly scaffold protein has protein sequence MYKEEILEHFKNPHNKGIIKNPSLGVLEKNLLCGDTIELTLDIKDDKIKDIKFNGSGCALVTASASLLTDYLKGKSVKVLDKIDDKFVLNLLGGEITPARIGCALLPLKALKKINAS, from the coding sequence ATGTACAAAGAAGAAATTTTGGAACATTTTAAAAATCCGCATAACAAGGGTATTATTAAAAACCCCTCTTTAGGTGTTTTAGAAAAAAATTTGTTGTGCGGAGACACCATAGAATTAACTTTGGATATTAAAGATGATAAGATTAAAGACATAAAGTTTAACGGGAGTGGGTGCGCGTTGGTTACGGCGTCCGCATCGCTTTTAACGGATTATTTAAAGGGAAAGAGTGTTAAAGTTCTTGATAAAATTGACGACAAGTTTGTTTTGAATTTATTGGGAGGAGAGATAACTCCCGCTAGAATTGGTTGCGCTCTTCTTCCATTAAAGGCGCTAAAGAAAATCAATGCATCCTGA
- a CDS encoding cysteine desulfurase has product MITTVKKDFPILNRKINGKRLVYLDNAATTQKPRVVVDAISDFYLNHNANIHRGIHTLSEEASKMFDGVYKKTAHFINAHSPNEIVFTSGTTMAINMVAVCIKNGRFWKDDGEIIITEMEHHANILPWMNVLSKERNIFGLSNVKNLKIVRIRKDGTLDLDHLKSLLNKKTKVVAVSHISNVLGTINPIKDIVRLVKSRSSALILVDGAQAVPHTKINVQNLGCDFYAFSSHKMLGPLGVGVLWAKEDILKKLPPVFFGGGMIKEVYFDKAVWADLPDKFNAGTPDIAGVIGFGAALDYLEKVGMDKIEEYEKSLVSYCIDKLIPTPGVGMYGPKDVSKRSGVISFNVMGIHPHDLASVLDSEGIAIRSGHHCAMPLHQRLCLSATARASFYLYNNKEDVDALIEGINKAKKIFNV; this is encoded by the coding sequence ATGATAACTACAGTGAAAAAAGATTTTCCAATACTAAATAGAAAAATAAACGGCAAAAGACTTGTTTATCTTGACAATGCCGCCACCACCCAAAAGCCCCGTGTGGTTGTGGACGCTATTTCGGATTTTTATCTAAACCATAATGCAAACATCCATCGGGGAATTCATACTTTAAGCGAAGAGGCCTCGAAAATGTTTGATGGGGTATATAAAAAAACCGCCCACTTCATAAATGCCCATTCTCCAAACGAAATTGTTTTTACATCGGGTACGACAATGGCGATAAATATGGTGGCCGTCTGCATAAAAAATGGGAGGTTTTGGAAGGATGATGGAGAAATTATTATAACCGAAATGGAGCATCACGCGAATATCCTTCCCTGGATGAATGTTTTGAGCAAGGAGAGGAATATTTTTGGTTTAAGCAATGTTAAAAATTTAAAAATTGTGCGTATTAGAAAAGACGGAACTTTGGATTTGGACCATCTTAAGTCCTTACTTAACAAAAAGACAAAAGTGGTTGCGGTTTCCCACATATCCAATGTTTTGGGCACCATAAATCCAATTAAAGATATTGTCCGTTTAGTAAAATCCCGTTCTTCCGCGCTTATTTTAGTTGATGGGGCGCAAGCTGTTCCTCATACCAAAATAAATGTCCAGAATTTGGGTTGCGATTTTTACGCCTTTTCTTCCCATAAAATGCTTGGTCCTCTTGGGGTGGGGGTTTTATGGGCAAAGGAGGATATTTTGAAAAAACTGCCCCCCGTCTTTTTTGGCGGAGGAATGATAAAAGAGGTGTATTTTGACAAAGCGGTATGGGCAGACCTACCCGATAAATTTAACGCCGGCACTCCGGATATTGCGGGAGTGATAGGATTTGGCGCGGCTTTGGATTATTTGGAAAAAGTAGGAATGGATAAAATAGAAGAATACGAAAAAAGCTTGGTTTCTTATTGTATTGATAAGCTCATACCCACACCCGGTGTGGGTATGTATGGACCAAAGGATGTTTCTAAAAGAAGCGGGGTAATTTCTTTTAATGTAATGGGGATTCATCCTCACGACTTAGCAAGCGTTTTGGATTCGGAAGGGATAGCAATAAGAAGCGGGCATCATTGCGCTATGCCTTTGCACCAACGGCTGTGTTTGTCCGCAACTGCCCGGGCAAGTTTTTATTTGTATAATAATAAAGAGGATGTGGATGCGTTGATTGAAGGCATAAACAAAGCGAAGAAGATATTTAATGTTTGA
- a CDS encoding SufD family Fe-S cluster assembly protein, whose amino-acid sequence MTKYKFTNPKKGEKKLNLELKESEEAVSVVETIVLKKNEMLNVDATVVHKAKNSLAKVLVKAVLYDNAELTFRGNVKVEKNVTNCDSNLSLKVLLVGRGCKVIASPALEIENNDVKCSHSVSISKPSEKETFYLMSRGLSKVFAENLIAQGFVRVEP is encoded by the coding sequence ATGACAAAATACAAATTCACAAATCCAAAAAAGGGGGAGAAAAAACTAAATCTGGAACTGAAAGAATCAGAGGAGGCTGTTTCTGTGGTGGAGACGATTGTTCTTAAAAAGAACGAGATGCTTAATGTGGACGCAACTGTTGTCCATAAGGCAAAAAATAGTTTGGCTAAGGTTCTGGTTAAAGCGGTGCTATACGATAATGCGGAACTTACCTTTAGAGGGAATGTAAAAGTGGAGAAAAATGTTACAAATTGCGACTCCAACTTGTCTTTGAAAGTTCTTTTGGTGGGGAGAGGTTGCAAAGTTATCGCAAGTCCCGCGCTTGAAATAGAGAATAATGATGTAAAATGTTCTCATAGTGTTTCTATTTCCAAACCGTCCGAGAAGGAAACTTTTTATTTAATGTCTCGCGGTTTAAGCAAGGTTTTTGCAGAAAACCTTATCGCGCAGGGATTTGTTAGGGTTGAACCCTAA